The following DNA comes from Phormidium ambiguum IAM M-71.
TAAACCCCAACCCTTAATCCCCTCCCCGTGTACGGGGAGGGGAGACAACGCACAGGCGTGTTTTATCAGTGATTATCCGAACCTGGGATAATGTAACGCACCCTACGAATAGGAAAATACTTGTGCTTACTTTCCTTTATCGTTGAATTGGTGGTGGTTGAATTGGTCTGGGAGTAAGTACAGGTGGATAACCAGGTCGAACTGGTGGGTAAGGTCGAGTTGGGGGGAAAGATTGATTTGGTCGATTTCTAGCTTCTGGACTATTGGCGATATCGCGGCGAACATCGTTTAATGAGTCACCAGAAGCGAGACGATTTCTCCAAGTTCTTAATCCACTAGGATCGACATCACGACCTAAGACTTCGCGGTAAATTTGATTGATTTGATTTGTGGCTTCGTCGCTGTTAGCAATTCGAGAACGAACGTCTCTAACAGAAGTACCATTTCTTAAGGCTTCTGACCAATCTCGATAACCATTTAAGTCAGGTTCACGACCTAGAATATCACGGTAAATTTGGCGAATTTCTTCTTCATAGTTACCGCGTCTACTGTAGCGATCGTTATAGCGATTATTGTAGCGATCGCTATAGCGATCGCCATATCTATTCTCAAGATCGGTTCCTCTCAAATTCGCATTATCAAAAATTGCATTGCTTGTATTTGCATCTCTGAGATTTGCATTTCCCAAATCTGCACCTCGCAAGTTAGCATTTCTTAAATTAGCGCCTCGCAAGTTAGCATTTCTCAGATCAGCATCTTCTAAGTCAGCACCTTGTAAATCGACATTTCTTAAATCCCGACCTCTAAGATCTGCACCTCTTAGATTGCAATTACGACAATTACCACTATTAAGTAATCTGCGGACATCACCAAAACTTTGAGCTTGTGCGGAATAAGAGAAACCCAAAGTGGTTAATAACAAGCTGGCTATGAGAATTTGTAGTTTCATTTCCCTGACTCAAACTAAAACTAAGTGTTCTGCGTGCAAAATTAAATGTTTGCTGGATTGAGGACTGACGTTGGTAGAACCAAAAACCCAATTTCTTTAGCTAAATGTAGATAACCTATTTACTATATGACTTACACAGTCAATTAAAAGCTTAGGAGGGATTTTAGCCGATAAATCAACTATTTCACAAAATATACTGTAAAATCCGCTCCAACAATCCTTAATTTTTTGTTATTTTGTGTAAGTCATATAGTAGAAACTGGGTTTTTTACTTAAGTCAGATCGTTCTCAGACTAGAATTTATCTTTGAAACCTTGGTGTACTTTGGGGAACGGAAGGAGAGAAAGTAGAACCTGAGTTTCTTCTAGTTGGGAATGAGTAATCTGTTGGTACATTTCTTGAAGGTGAATTTCTTCTTCTTGGTTGATAGTTTTCTGCGGGTGAATATCTCCGAGTAGGAGTTCTGTCATTAGGTGAGAAGGTAGCAGGTGGAAAGTTTCTGTTGGGGTATCTCACCGCTGGCGCAACATTTTGAGGTACGTTGCGGGTGGGGAAAGAATAATTTCTTGATGGTACAGTTCTTACTGGTGGGTAGACTGTTGTTGGTGGCGTGTACCTTCTAGGTTGGGAATAGTTATAGGGATTATAACGAGGATAACGTCGAGTTCTGAGAGAGCGTGCTTCGGGACTATTTTCAATGTCGCGTCGCACTTCGGATATACTTGCACCAGAAGCTAAACGATTTGTCCAAGTTCTAATTCCATCTCGATCGGCATTTCGACCCAATACTTCGCGGTAAATTTGGTTAATTCTAGCGACTGCTTCATCGCTGCGAGCGATATCATATCGAATATCGCGCAAAGATTCTCCACCTCTGCGTTGTCCTAACCAAGTTCTTAACCCACGATAATCAGGTTCGCGTCCCAGTACTTCGCGGTAAATGTCACGAATGCGATCGACTGAGTAATAGTTGTTGTATCCTCGCCGATCGTACCTTCTGTAGTACGGGTCGTTGTAGTAGCGATTGCCATAATAGCGATCGCCATAATACCCAAAAGCACTATAGAAAGGATCGTAATAATTGTCGTAGTAATCGCCAAAAAACAGACCCCAAGACCACAACACTGGGTTGACATAATATGGTTGAATTCCAATTTGGATGTACAACTGTTTGGCGTTGGCGTTGGGTAAGCTAGAATTTGACAAATTAACTTTACTGGGTTTGGCGTTAGCTACTATTGGCGAAGAATTTGCCAAAGTTTCCGCAGACAATGGCTGGGTTAATCCTAAACCAATGAGTAAGCTAGTAGTTGTTATAGTTTTTAAGTTCATCTGACTGTTCTCTAGTTACTGATATACTTTTTGCTGAGAAAGTTCCAGAAGTTTCTGGTTGTTGGCTTAATAACCGATCCAGTTATGACTCAGACGTGAATGGGAGTCAGAACCAGATAATAAACTTCATGTTCTACTCTATGAATTTAGGATGACAATTTGATCTGACTACTGACATCCCTCTTTAGTTCCCTTAACTAGCACAGTGGTAATTCTATTTTGGCACCAATCAAATAAGGACTGGTATAAACCAGCCCTTTAAGCACCCAAGCGGATTTGCATCCATCCCATTTGTAATAGCAACCTTAATTTGACTACTGGCAAAACTCGTTTAGTAATTAATTCTTACTTAATTTGCCAGAGTTAATCAGCCTGTAATTTCTATTCTGTCACGGGATTACTTATGCGTGAAAACAAAGGTCAACAAGCAAAATAAAAGTTTACAAATCTAGCCAATTAGCGATCGCATCGCTAGATTTAACAATGTGCATTCCTGCATTCGCAAACTTTTGAAAAGCTGCATCTGCTTGTTCTGTAAAATCGATCGCTCCCGGAATAACGACTGGGGATGTACAATCTGCCAATAAGTAAACTTTTTGAGCAAGTTTCGGGTCTTTGGCGTTGATTTCTGTCAGTAAATCATCAACTGTCCAAGCGACACAGTGACTTTTTGCTTGTCCGGCTACAATTATCGCATCAAATTCTAGAAGTTGCTTAATTAAGTTAGCATTTTTTTGTGCGATCGGTTGACCGTTAGTATCTTCTAAAACTTCGGCTCGTAAAACAGAGTAATTTTCTGTTAAAGGATTATTACCTTTAAGCTCAAAAATGGTTTGGCTAAACCGTACTTGACTGTGGAAAAATACCGCTTCTTCCACTGCGGAAACTAAAGCGTGACCAATACCACCCAACATAGAATGATAAGGCCAAATTGTTAAAGGATATTTGCTATCAGCACTCAATTTTTCTACATAATAAAAAGCGTATTTTTGTAACTTTTCATAGTCATTATTTGCTACATGATAAGCGACGACTGGGTTAACTTGCCAAACTCCATTTTTTAAATCATCAAGATTAATAACTGTTGCTGGTGCTGGGTTTTCTCCTGCTGCATTTACCCAGAAGATAGGATGAAAAATTTGCATCGCTGTATGGGTATCCATTGTCGGTGCGATCGTACTAATTACACCCAAATTCCGGTAAATAAACTCACATAATCTGATATTATCTTCAATTGCACCTTTGCCCGAATTACCAGCCACAAATAATTCAAAATCAGGCAAACAAAATGTATTTTGAGCATCTATAATTAACAAACAAATTCGAGTTTTATCGTCAGCAGCAGGAGTAATACTATATTGCTTTGCCCAATCTCTAGCTAATATCGCTCTTTCCTGATAAGGTACTCGCCAAACTTCTCCTACTTTACTAGCATCAAAGTAAGCAGGAATCGGTAATTGTTTAGCTATTTCTGTAGTACTCATTTCACATTCTCCGATTTATTAACATTTACTGGTTTTAAATTATCTAATTTCAGATTAAAATTTGGTGGAACACAGAAAATACTATTTGATTCAGCTTTGCCAAACAGATTTTCGGGATTTTGTAAATAGTTATTTTCTTGATAAATGGGGATTTTATGCCAATACAACTGATAACCACATTCAACAAGAAAATTTATTAAAGACTTATCATTTTTAGGCTGATAATTTATATAAAGAATAGGTTGCAAAGTTTTAATTGTATTAATTGCGCCTTGTAAAACAGCCAATTCCATACCAGCAACATCTATCTTTATTAAACGACAATGCGGCAAATTCAAACTATCCAGTGTAATAGTTTGTGCTAGTTCACCTTCCTCGTCTTCACCAATATCTAATTTACTAAAATCATCTGGCTTACTATAATCTAAAACAGGCAATTTAATTGCCGAAAATGTATCGCTTACTGCCACATTGTAACAGTAAGTATTAGTAATACTATTGAGTGCTAAATTAGCACAAAGATTTTGAAAAATTACTCTTTGCGGTTCAAATGCTAAAACTGTTCCTTGATTTCCAACTGCTTGAGCAAAAGAAACCGTGTTCACCCCAATATTTGCCCCAATATCTACAACTAAATCTTTAGGTTTAATAATTTTTTGTAATAATTCAATCTCGCCTTCTTTATATTCTCCGTAAGCTTCCAGAGATTTGCCTACTTCGATATCATTAATGTTATAAAGTAAAAGTCCATGACGGCATTTTTTTAATTTATTAAATCCATTAAGCAGAAGTAAATTTTGTTCAATTAAGTGATTTTCCATTGTCTTATTTTGCAATTCTTCCACTAATTTTTCTAACTCTAAGGCTACTTTTTGAAATACGTGATGCCAATCTCCTAATTGAGTTTGTCGAAACAAACGCAACGTTGGATACCAAGTATTATTTTCTCCTTCTAACATCCATCGCCAATCAGCTACTTTGGATAATAAAACCCATACAGGTTTTCCCATTGCGCCAGCTAAATGTGCAACTGATGTATCTACACATATTACCAAATCTAGCTGGTTAATTACTGCCGCAGTATCAGCAAAATCATTAATTTTTTCGCCAATATTTTGAATTTGTTGAGTTAAGTTTAATGCGGTTAAATCCTGTGCTTTTGCACCTTTTTGTAAACTATAAAAAGTAATACCTGGAATATCTAAAAGTGGTAAAAAATTTAATAAATTACAAGAACGATTGCGATCGTTAGTATTGCCTGGATTTCCTGCCCAAACTATCCCAATTTTCAGATAAGTTTCTGGGGGTGATTCTAAAATAATTGTAGTTGTTTTTGGAGGGAATAAATAAGGAATATTTGTTGGGATTGTTTCGGCGGTAGTACCCATTAAATAAGGTAAACTCATTGTCGGCGCACAGTAATCATATTCTACAGTTGTTCCTGAAGTTACTATTTGCTCAATACCAGGAACAGTGCTAAATAATCGGTATAATTCTTCATAACAAGCTAATGTTATATGTGCGCCTTGCTGAGCAATTAAAGAGGCATACCGGATAAAATGAATGTTATCACCGTAACCTTGTTCGCAAAGGAGGAGAATTTTTTTACCTTGTAAATCTCCACCGTGCCAAACTGGTTGAAAGGAGGCAATTTTGCGGTATTCTTTAGTATGCCATCGCCATTCGTATTCAGCAAATCCGCGAGCAAATTCTCCTTTGATTAATAAACTAATGCCTAAATTTTTATGCGCTTCGGCAAAGTTAGGATCTAAGGTTAAAGTATATTGTAGTTTAGCGATCGCATCGTCCAACCTATCTAAATATTTAAGCGCATTAGCATAGTTATAATGTGCTTGTACATAGTTAGGATTTAATTCTAAAGCTTTTTGGTAACAAGCGATCGCTTCTTCCGCTTTCCCTTGAGTTAACAATACATTACCCAAGTTATTATAAGCATCAATATAATTAGAATTTAAAGCTAAAGATTTTTCATAACAAGCGATCGCTTTTTCTAAATTTTTCTCTTCTTCAAAAGCGTTACCTAAATTGTTATGCGCTTCTGCATATTCAGGATTTAATTTAATTGCTTCTTGGTAACAAGTAATTGCTGCTGCAAGATAACCTTCTTCTTGCAAAACTAAACCTAAGTTATTATGAACTTCGGGAAAGTTTGGTTTTATAGAAATGGTTTTCTCATAATGAATTTTCGCTGCTACTAGATCGCCTTTTGCTTTACAGGCATTACCCAAATTGTAATAAGCTTCTGGGTATTTAGGATTTAGGAACACAGCTTTTTGGTATGATGCGATCGCATCTTCCAATTGATTCTTTGCTAAAAAGCAATTTCCTAAATTGTTATGTACTTCCGCTAAATTTGGATTTAAGTAAATAACTTTTTGGTAATAAGTAATTGCTTGCTCTAAATTACCGTTAATTGCCCAAAGATTAGCTAAATTTTTATAAGCTTCCCAATCTTGCGGATTTAACTCAATAGACTTTTGGTAAAAAGCGATCGCCTCAGCAAAATTATTTCCCATTTTACCTCACCTTAATTACGAATCTTGGTAATCTCTCAACAACTGGGGTATGTAATCATATCCATCTAACCCTATTTGGCGGAGAAATAGCGATCGATTTTTTTGCAATACATTTTGGAAAGCATCAGCACCAATTTGACCTTTAATAATTGTCAGCAAACCTGCTGATTGTCGCCATTGCGGAGAAGAAATACGCTCTAAAAGATACATTCCTATTGTACCAAAGTAAATCGCCTTTTCTATTTCTTGTAAACTGTAATTGGCTTCAGCCAAATAAGCTAAATTCAACCCTTGCAAATACAAATCTCCCGAAATAGCCGCCGCGTGATTCCCAGTTTCTAAATAAGAAATAGCAGCTTCAGGTTGAGATAAAACAATGTAGGCAATTCCCAAACTAGTACAACAAAAAGCTTTACTTTGTTGGATGGTATATCCAGCCAAATAACTATCACTTAATCTTTCCAATAACTCTAAACCTTGTTGTAAATAATTAATTGCTCCTTCATAAACTTCGGTGTTTAATCGATCTAATTCTTGGGCTTGAAAAACCTCACTGTATCCAAGATTAGCTAAAGCATTAGCTTCTCCTAAACGATCGCCACTTTGCCGACTTAAAATTAACGCCCTTTGACTATAACTAATCGCTTCCGAGTAATTTTTTTGTGCTACATAAAGCCGACTAATATGATTAAAATTGGCAATTTCGCAAGCTCGATCTTCTGCCGATCGCGCAATTACTAAAGCTTGTTCATGAAAAGAAATTGAACGATCGTACTGCCCGATCGCACCTAAAGAATACCCCAACAAAGTGAGAATTCTTGCTTTCTCTTGCGTTCCCTCAACCCTTCGTAAAGGTTCATCCAAATAACTGATTGCCGATCGCAAATAATCGCCACTAAAAGAAGCAAAAATCCCACCATACAAAGGAAAATAATTCTGTTGCGCGAAAGTTCTCAGAATTTGTAAAGTTACTTGGAAACAACCATTACTTAAAGTATTTCTGGCACTAAAACCGCTAGCTAACTGCGACCAAATTAACGCGAAAGTAATAAAGGTAGAAATCGAAAGCTTTGCACCGAATTTAGCATCATAAACCAGCTTATCAAACCAATTAACCAACCCTCTTTGCAAACATTGTAAAATTACCGACAACTCCACAAAAGCCGAAACTTCTACAGTTTGTTGAAACACAAATTCGGTGACAGACTGATTTAATGCTAAACTTTGAAATACCGCTTTCGGAAATGGATTATCGACTAAAGATGCCCACAAACTCCAAGGACCACTTTCCCCAGGCACACCTTCAAAACCTAATTTCCCCCGGCTTTGATCGTAAATCCAGCTAACTAAATGCTCTTGTAACTTACCCCAAGATTTTAAACCCTCAGTCAAGCCTAAAGCTAATTCTTGAAGTTGTGCATTCGTTTCAGAATCAGAAGAGTTTTGCGCTTGTTTTTGCAGAGAAGTTGCTAATTGCTGTATTTGGTCTAAATTTAAAGGTTGGGCTTGATTTGGATCGATCGCTTGCAACAAAGCAATTAATCGATTATCAGCTTCCGTATTCACAATAGCACTCGTAGCCGTAGCGATCACCGAAGCCACCAAATTTTCTTGATGATACCGCTGCCATTCTCCTTCAATTGTTTGCAGTGCCCGCAAAATGCGAGTCGCTTTTGCTTGCTTCAGTTCATCGGCAGGATTATCAATTTCCGATTGTGTAACGTTAACACGATCGCTCAAACATTGCTCAAAAATTTCTCCCGTTCCCGCATTAATACCACGCAGCAACATCTGATAAACTTGCTGTTTCGAGCGAATTTTTCCCTTCAAGGTAGTTTGGACAATCTCATCAATTAAAGCAAAATAGCGATCGCGCAGAGAAAGAGAATCGGACATAAGCTTGTGCAATCGGTGTATTGTTTTAAGATAGCTCGAAAACCATAAATTCTGGCAGCACTAGCCCAGCAATTTCCAAATAAGTTCATCACATTGACGTACCACCGTCACAATTTTGACAACTCAATCAGTCAATATAAAAATAGTTTCGTATTGCTCCTCACACACACACTAACAGTAAAAAGCCTGGAAGTCATGCCTCCAGGCTCTTTTATTGTGAGATTAATCCTCTGTAAAATTGTGCTTAATCATAGCCCCTCCCCGTTTACGGGGAGGGGTTTGGGGTGGGGTTCAGATCGACTAAATAGCCAACATTTTTGTCACTTCTGCACTCATAAAAGCAATATCAGGATCGCGTTGAATAGCTCGGAAATACTGCTTTTCTAACCGAGTTCCCTCAGCACAAGGTTGGATTAAAACTCGTGCTTGTTCCAAAAGTTGCTCAGCTTCATTCAAAGTCACAGGTTCCTTGGAAGCTAAAAATTCATCAATCTGAACGATAAATTGAGAGATAGGACGCAACCAGCTAAACCATTCATCACTAATCACTAATTGAAAAAAGTCATTGTTTGACTTGATGCGTCCGTGGAACTGTTCATATTCAACTCTTTCAGAATCGAGTAATGCTTTGTGAAGACGCAACAGAGTTTGTCGTAAATCACGCAGGCGTTGCAGTCTTGAATTTAATAAAGGATCGGTTGAAGTCATTTAGTAGCGAACTAAGTAAATACTTTTCTCATCTTGACACATTGCCAATCTAGAGTAGAGTAAATTAAATTCACCAAAAATAAAATATTTGGCTACCATAAATTTTAGTCTTTAGTTAAGATTTGAGTTTTTACGGATTACACATCAGTGACAATTAATACAAAATAGTATTTATCAAACAATAAACTCATCTATATGTCTTCAGCACAAAAGAACCTTTACACTCCAGCATGGTTAATATTGGCTATAGGTACTATCCTATCAATTATTGCTACCCTCAATGTAGCTAAATGGGAAAAAGAAAGCCATCGTGCCGAATTTAAAAACCAAGCAGATAAGTTAGCTACTGCTCTGCAAGAAAGTGTTAATACTAACTTAGGGATTCTCCGTGCTACTAATAGCTTTTATGCTGCGTCACAAAAAGTCGATCGCAAAGAATTTTCCACCTTTATTCAAGATTTTATGACTAGATATCCGGGTATTTTAGCATTCAGTTGGTCTAGTCGAGTGTCAGCCGCAGAGCGCCAAAAGTACGAGCAAGCAGTTCAAGCCGAAGGTTTTCCTAATTTTGAAATTTTAGAACGGGGAACCCAAGGTAAAATGCTGAGAGCCGGAGAACGCCCTGAATATTTTCCCGTAACTTATATAGAAGCGAAACAAAGCCAAACTGGAGCTTTAGGCTATGATTTAAATTCGGAATATTCCCGTCGTATCCCATTAGAAAAAGCTAGAGATACAGGGAAAATGGCAGCTACAGAACGCATCAAAATCTTTACGACTAAACAACTGGGATTTTTAACTTTTCAACCTATTTATCGCCATGATGCAAATTTGAAGACTGTGGAATCTCGCCGGGAGAATTTTCAAGGAGTTACAACAGCAGTTTTTCAAATTTCTGATATTGTCAAAGCTGCTTTAGTAGGGTTGCAGTTGCAACATATTGATTTTTATTTATTAGATGATTCTGCTCCCCAGGAAGAGCGTTTTTTGTCTTTTTATCAATCTCGAAAAAACTTAGTTATAGCTGATATTAATCGCAAATTTTCTGAGCCAATTAATACTGGATCTTTTTGTTACTACAATTTTTGTAAACGAAGTCTTCAAGTTGCCGATCGCCAATGGACGCTTTTCTTAATTCCCAAAGCTCAATATATAGGCATTCAATCTTTTTGGAGAGCCGGAATAACGCTGTTTAGTGGGTTGTTTTTAACTGGATTTGTTACTGCTTATTTACTAAGTTCATTACGTCATACTTCGCAAGTAGAAAATTTGGTTTTTGAACGTACAATTCAAGCAAAACAATTACGAGAAACTTTACAGACTTTACAACAAAATATGGAAATGCTGGATTTAGCTAATGATAGCATTATTATTCGTGATTTAGATAACAAAATTAATTATTGGAATCAAGGTTCAGAAAGGTTATATGGGTGGAAAAAATCAGAAGCTGTTGGTCAATATACACATATTTTATTAAAAACTGAATTTCCTAAATCTCGTGAAGAAGTTTTTAATGAATTTTTAGCCAAAGGTTATTGGGAAGGTGAGTTAATTCATACTAAGCGAGATGGGACAAAAATTACGGTAGAAAGTCGTTGGACTTTACAAAGAGACGATCGAGGAAATGCGATCGCTATGCTAGAAATTAATAATGATATTACTCAGCGCAAACAAGCCGAAGCAGCCATCCATCAACTCGCCGAAAGAGAACGAGAAAAAGCTAATCAACTAAAGCAAACATTAGAAGAATTACAAAGAACTCAAACCCAACTTATTCAAACCGAAAAAATGTCTAGCTTAGGTCAACTAGTCGCCGGAGTTGCCCATGAAATCAATAATCCAGTAAACTTTATTTATGGCAATTTATCCCACACCAACGATTACATTCAAGAATTAATAGAATTATTACGTCTCTATAAAAATAATTATCCCAATCCAGTAACAGAAATTAAAGAATACTATGAGAATAGTGAAATTGAGTTTTTAATTGAAGACTTACCAAAAGTTTTATCTTCTATGAAAATCGGTACAGAAAGAATCAGGCAAATTGTTTTGAGTCTCCGCAATTTTTCTCGCTTCGATCAAGCAGATATGAAATCAGTAGATATCCATGAAGGCATTGATAATACCTTATTAATTTTACAAAATAGATTGAAAGCTAAACCCAATCATCCACCTATTGAAGTAATTAAAGAATATGGCAAATTACCTAAAATTGAATGCTACGCCGGACAACTGAATCAAGTATTTATGAATATTATTTCTAATGCGATCGATGCCTTAGATAATCATAACGAACAGCGTTCTAAGCAAGAAATTGCAAATAATCCCAGCATTATTAAAATTGCTACCGCAGTTATTGGAGAAGGAACCGCAGAAAATCCGCAACGAGTTTTAATCAAAATAGCCGATAATGGCCCAGGGATAAATCCCGACACAAAAAAGCGACTATTCGATCCATTTTTTACCACAAAACCAGTAGGTAAAGGAACTGGTTTAGGTTTATCTATTAGTTACCAAATAGTCGTAGAAAAGCATGGTGGTGTACTCAATTGTGAATCAGAATTAGGCAAAGGTACAGAATTTTATATTGAAATTCCAATGACTCAGCAACAAAAAACCGCTATAAAAGAATTAAGTATATAACAATACTTCTACTAAAGTGACATACCCATCACAAAAATTTTGTAGCTTTACTAACTAAAAATTATTTAGCTGGGAGATCCTGAAATATCAAGTAAATGTAGTAAATTGAAGTGAGTCGATAAATAAATTAAAAACCTTTTTTAACCTAGAATTTTATGTTTGGAGTAGCAGTTAATTACTTTGGGATGAAAAATTATCCACTTTCAGTGAAAGAGTCAGCTAAATTTGCCATATCACTTCTAAAAAATTGCCCAGAAGTGACAACAATTATATTAGTTGATGGTTCAGCCACAGCTGATGACGAGTTGCGAAACTATTGCCAGTCTATAGATACTAATTACCTGCATGAGGGAAGGGTTTTATCTTTTGCAGAAGCCTATAACTTGGGTATCAGTAAATTGACAGAATCCTGGGTAGTAACAATGGCATCTGATATATACGTATATCCAGGTACTTTTACTACTTTCTGGAAATTTATAGAAACGCACAAAGATAAAGCGATCGGATGTCTCATTCCCTATTTATCCCGCTGTGATTTTCCGCTACAACGTGCTGCCGCTCACTCTAAAAAGCATTCTTGTTACTCACCAATCATGACCCTAAATTTAAATGTTTTTCCAAAAGATGTATATGAAAAAATTGGCGGGATATCCACCACTTATACTGGAAATTTTAACGATATCGATCTGTCAGTTAAGCTGCAAAAAAATGGGTTAAATATTTTCTTAGTTAATAACTATGTTCAGCATTATGGTAGGCTGACACTCAGATATGGTACTAACGTAGATGGTCGTGCTGATTGGAAAAATTTCTATGCTGATTATCCAGATCTCAAAGGTAATAGCGAACTTTGGAGTTTGAGATTGGATAAATTTTTGCGTAATCCATTGTTAAAGTTAGTATTCCGTATCGCTATGAAAGTGAAAAATGAGAAGTTAAAACATAAATTGCATAAGTTGGTATATGCTATGATTCCTGTTATGCAAAAAGTTTAAAGCCGACTAGGACTTTTCCTAATTTTTTGTATCAAACTAGAATAATTTCACTTTCACTAAAGCTTCGCTTTGTCTCCCCTCGCTGTCTAAGACAAAGTTATTTCTATAGTTATTCTACAGTTAAATTTAAGAGTAAATCACTCTCTATCCTGTAACCAGTAACCATTCCATGCCATTGAGACTCAAATCACAACCATAAACGCTTACTGTCACCCTGTATAAGAGGAAAACCGCTCATTATATTCACATAGTCTAGAGCGATCGCACTAACATTATCCAAATCGCCCTAGCACCTGTCGTGTCTCGTCAGTGGAAAACTCGATCATGTTTGATGCTACTCAATTAATTATCGATCGCTTCGTCCAAGAACTACGCGAAGGATATCGGCGCACCTACGGAGGCTGGAAAACAGACTACGCTGACATCATTGCTTGGGCGGGAAATATGGCATTAGAAAATATTGCCAATAGTGATGCCCTTTACCACAACGTCGAACACACTATTTTAGTTACATTAGTAGGACAAGAAATCATGCGGGGTAAACACATCCGCGAAGGT
Coding sequences within:
- a CDS encoding pentapeptide repeat-containing protein; this translates as MKLQILIASLLLTTLGFSYSAQAQSFGDVRRLLNSGNCRNCNLRGADLRGRDLRNVDLQGADLEDADLRNANLRGANLRNANLRGADLGNANLRDANTSNAIFDNANLRGTDLENRYGDRYSDRYNNRYNDRYSRRGNYEEEIRQIYRDILGREPDLNGYRDWSEALRNGTSVRDVRSRIANSDEATNQINQIYREVLGRDVDPSGLRTWRNRLASGDSLNDVRRDIANSPEARNRPNQSFPPTRPYPPVRPGYPPVLTPRPIQPPPIQR
- a CDS encoding DUF4214 domain-containing protein — its product is MNLKTITTTSLLIGLGLTQPLSAETLANSSPIVANAKPSKVNLSNSSLPNANAKQLYIQIGIQPYYVNPVLWSWGLFFGDYYDNYYDPFYSAFGYYGDRYYGNRYYNDPYYRRYDRRGYNNYYSVDRIRDIYREVLGREPDYRGLRTWLGQRRGGESLRDIRYDIARSDEAVARINQIYREVLGRNADRDGIRTWTNRLASGASISEVRRDIENSPEARSLRTRRYPRYNPYNYSQPRRYTPPTTVYPPVRTVPSRNYSFPTRNVPQNVAPAVRYPNRNFPPATFSPNDRTPTRRYSPAENYQPRRRNSPSRNVPTDYSFPTRRNSGSTFSPSVPQSTPRFQR
- a CDS encoding isochorismatase, which codes for MSTTEIAKQLPIPAYFDASKVGEVWRVPYQERAILARDWAKQYSITPAADDKTRICLLIIDAQNTFCLPDFELFVAGNSGKGAIEDNIRLCEFIYRNLGVISTIAPTMDTHTAMQIFHPIFWVNAAGENPAPATVINLDDLKNGVWQVNPVVAYHVANNDYEKLQKYAFYYVEKLSADSKYPLTIWPYHSMLGGIGHALVSAVEEAVFFHSQVRFSQTIFELKGNNPLTENYSVLRAEVLEDTNGQPIAQKNANLIKQLLEFDAIIVAGQAKSHCVAWTVDDLLTEINAKDPKLAQKVYLLADCTSPVVIPGAIDFTEQADAAFQKFANAGMHIVKSSDAIANWLDL
- a CDS encoding FkbM family methyltransferase codes for the protein MGNNFAEAIAFYQKSIELNPQDWEAYKNLANLWAINGNLEQAITYYQKVIYLNPNLAEVHNNLGNCFLAKNQLEDAIASYQKAVFLNPKYPEAYYNLGNACKAKGDLVAAKIHYEKTISIKPNFPEVHNNLGLVLQEEGYLAAAITCYQEAIKLNPEYAEAHNNLGNAFEEEKNLEKAIACYEKSLALNSNYIDAYNNLGNVLLTQGKAEEAIACYQKALELNPNYVQAHYNYANALKYLDRLDDAIAKLQYTLTLDPNFAEAHKNLGISLLIKGEFARGFAEYEWRWHTKEYRKIASFQPVWHGGDLQGKKILLLCEQGYGDNIHFIRYASLIAQQGAHITLACYEELYRLFSTVPGIEQIVTSGTTVEYDYCAPTMSLPYLMGTTAETIPTNIPYLFPPKTTTIILESPPETYLKIGIVWAGNPGNTNDRNRSCNLLNFLPLLDIPGITFYSLQKGAKAQDLTALNLTQQIQNIGEKINDFADTAAVINQLDLVICVDTSVAHLAGAMGKPVWVLLSKVADWRWMLEGENNTWYPTLRLFRQTQLGDWHHVFQKVALELEKLVEELQNKTMENHLIEQNLLLLNGFNKLKKCRHGLLLYNINDIEVGKSLEAYGEYKEGEIELLQKIIKPKDLVVDIGANIGVNTVSFAQAVGNQGTVLAFEPQRVIFQNLCANLALNSITNTYCYNVAVSDTFSAIKLPVLDYSKPDDFSKLDIGEDEEGELAQTITLDSLNLPHCRLIKIDVAGMELAVLQGAINTIKTLQPILYINYQPKNDKSLINFLVECGYQLYWHKIPIYQENNYLQNPENLFGKAESNSIFCVPPNFNLKLDNLKPVNVNKSENVK
- a CDS encoding tetratricopeptide repeat protein; protein product: MSDSLSLRDRYFALIDEIVQTTLKGKIRSKQQVYQMLLRGINAGTGEIFEQCLSDRVNVTQSEIDNPADELKQAKATRILRALQTIEGEWQRYHQENLVASVIATATSAIVNTEADNRLIALLQAIDPNQAQPLNLDQIQQLATSLQKQAQNSSDSETNAQLQELALGLTEGLKSWGKLQEHLVSWIYDQSRGKLGFEGVPGESGPWSLWASLVDNPFPKAVFQSLALNQSVTEFVFQQTVEVSAFVELSVILQCLQRGLVNWFDKLVYDAKFGAKLSISTFITFALIWSQLASGFSARNTLSNGCFQVTLQILRTFAQQNYFPLYGGIFASFSGDYLRSAISYLDEPLRRVEGTQEKARILTLLGYSLGAIGQYDRSISFHEQALVIARSAEDRACEIANFNHISRLYVAQKNYSEAISYSQRALILSRQSGDRLGEANALANLGYSEVFQAQELDRLNTEVYEGAINYLQQGLELLERLSDSYLAGYTIQQSKAFCCTSLGIAYIVLSQPEAAISYLETGNHAAAISGDLYLQGLNLAYLAEANYSLQEIEKAIYFGTIGMYLLERISSPQWRQSAGLLTIIKGQIGADAFQNVLQKNRSLFLRQIGLDGYDYIPQLLRDYQDS